GCACCCTGCTGGACGCCCACCAGATCGCCCGGGCGCTCGGGCACTCCTACATCAGCCCCGAGCACCTGCTGTTCGCGCTGGCGGTCAACGAGGAGTCCCCGGTCGGCCGGCTGCTCTCGGAGTCCGGTGTCACGGCGCAGTCCCTGCAGGCCGCCGCCGGGACCACGGGCGAGCGGCCGGCCAGGACCGAGAGTTCGACGCCGCACCTGGACGAGCACGGCACGGACATCACCGCGCTGGCCCAGGAGGGCCGGCTCGACCCGGTCGTCGGGCGCGACGAAGAGGTGGAGCAGGCCATCGAGGTGCTGGCCCGCCGCCGCAAGAACAACCCCGTGCTCATCGGCGACCCCGGGGTCGGCAAGACCGCGATCGCCGAGGGCATCGCCCAGCGCATCGCCGACGACGACGTGCCGGAGACCCTGCGCGGGCGCCGGCTGGTCCAGCTCGACCTGGCCGGCGTGGTCGCGGGGACGCGCTACCGGGGCGACTTCGAGGAGCGGCTGAAGAACCTGATCGACGAGATCCGCGAGCACGGCTCCGAGCTGCTGGTCTTCATCGACGAGCTGCACACGATCGTGGGCGCCGGCGCGGCGGAGGGCGCCGTGAGCGCCGGGAACATGCTCAAGCCGGCGCTGGCCCGCGGTGAGCTGCACATCATCGGCGCGACGACGGTCGACGAGTACCGCCAGAACATCGAGAAGGACGCGGCGCTGGAGCGGCGGTTCCAGCCCATCCTGGTCTCGGAGCCCGATGTCACCGACACCATCGAGATCCTGCGCGGCCTCCGGGACCGCTACGAAGCCCACCACCAGGTCCGCTTCAGCGACGAGAGCCTGGTGGCCGCAGCGGAGCTGTCCGACCGCTACCTCACCGACCGGTTCCTGCCGGACAAGGCGATCGACCTGATCGACCAGGCCGGAGCGCGGGTGCGGCTGCGGATGAAGACGCCGAGTGTGGACCTGCGCGAGCTGGAGCAGCAGTTGCGGCAGCTGGAGTCGCGCAAGGAGCGCGCCGTCGAGCAGGAGGAGTACGAGCAGGCCTCGTCACTGCGCGACGAGATCAACCGGACCCGCGCCTCCATCAACGAGGCGAGGAGCACGGGTCCGACCGGCGTCCCCGAGGTCGCCGTCGTCGACATCGCCGAGGTGGTCTCGCGCATCACCTCGATCCCGGTCACCCAGTTGACCCAGGAGGAGCGGGAGCGGCTGGTCCAACTGGAGGAGCGGCTGCACCAGCGGGTGATCGGCCAGGACGAGGCCGTGACGGCCGTGGCCGAGGCGGTGCGCCGCTCCCGCGCCGGCCTGGCCGACCCGGACAGGCCGATCGGCGGCTTCCTGTTCCTCGGGCCGACCGGCGTGGGCAAGACCGAGCTCGCCCGCGCGCTGGCCGAGGCGCTGTTCGGCGGCGAGGAGCGGATGGTCCGCTTCGACATGAGCGAGTTCCAGGAGCGCCACACCGCCAGCCGACTGGTCGGCGCGCCGCCCGGGTACGTCGGCTACGAGGAGGCCGGGCAGCTCACCGAGGCGATCCGGCGCCAGCCGTACTCGGTCCTGCTGCTCGACGAGATCGAGAAGGCCCACCCCGACGTCTTCAACCTGCTGCTGCAACTGCTCGACGACGGCCGGCTCACCGACGGCCAGGGCCGCACGGTCAACTTCAGCAACGTGGTCGTCATCATGACCAGCAACCTGGGGTCGGAGCTGGTCACCGGCGGCGGCCCGATCGGCTTCACCACCGGCGACGGGCAGAGCTCCGCCGACACCCAGAACCGGATCATGCGGCGGCTGCGCGAGGAGTTCCGGCCCGAGTTCCTCAACCGCATCGACGAGATCGTCGTCTTCCAGCAGTTGGGCGAGGCGGAGATGGGCCAGATCACCCGGCTGCTGCTGGCGGGGACCGAGCGGCGGCTGCGCGCCCAGGACATCACCGTGGAGTTCACCGACGACGCCGTGCGCTGGCTGGCGCAGCGCGGCTACCAGCCGGAGTTCGGCGCTCGGCCGCTGGCCAGGACGATCCAGCGCAACATCGGCAACCGGCTGTCGAAGTTGCTGCTCAACAATGAGCTCCAGGCGGGCGAGCACGTCGTGGTCGGCGTGGAGGACGACGACATCGCCTTCTCGACCTCGCCGATCCCGGCCGCCCAGGGGCACGCCTGAGGGGCCGCGGCGCGCGGCGGCGTCAGCGGTTGACGCCCGCAGTCAGGCCGTCGATGACCTGGCGGGTCGCCAGCAGGAACAGGGCGACCAGGGGCAGCGTCGTGATGACCAGGCCGGAGTACAGCAGTGACTGGGTCAGGCCGTACTCGGTGAAGAACCTGGTCAGGCCCACCGGAAGCGTGTACTTGGCCTGGTCGCGGATCAGTACCAGGGGGAAGAAGAAGTCGTTCCACAACTGGATGAACTGGAACAGCATCACCGTGGCCAGTGCCGGGCGCACCAACGGCAGCATGATCCGGCCGAACAGCCGGAACTCCCCCGCCCCGTCGATCCGGGCGGCCTCGGCCAGGTCGTCCGGCAGCCGGCGGAAGAACGCGGTCAGGATGAACACCGAGAACGGCACTCCGCTGGCGGCGTAGACCAGGATCAGGCCCCACAGCGAGTCCAGCAGGCCGAGCGAGTCGAACAGGTAGAACACCGGGACGATGCCCAGCCGGATCGGGATCATCAGCCCGGCCAGCAGATAGGCCAGCAGCAGGCCGCTGCCGGGGAAGGAGTAGCGGCCCAGGGCGTAGGCCGCCAGCACCGAGACCGCGGTGCCCAGCGCCACCGCCGCGGAGGTGACCAGCGTGGAGTTGAGGAAGTAGGTCCCGAAGTCGGCTTCGGTCCAGGCCCGGGCGTAGTTGCTCCACGCGGGCGAGGTGGGCAGGCCCAGCGGCTCGGCGCGCAGCTCGGCCTCGGGCCGCAGGGAGCTGATCAGCATCAGCAGCAGCGGGGCCAGCGCCACGGCGGCGTAGCCCCACAGCAGCGCGTGGACCGCGGCCCCGCTCGCGTGGCGGGCGATCCCGCGGCGGGCCCGGCGCGGAGCGGCCGGCGCGGTGGTCGTCGTCATCGCAGCCTCGCCTCCCAGCGGCGCAGGATCCGGGTGGCGGCGATGGAGACGCCGAAGATGAACGCGAACATGACCACGGCCAGCGCCGAGGCCTGCCCGATCGCGCCCGGATCGGGGTTGTTGAAGGCGGTGCGGTAGAACAGCAGGCCGAGCACGTCGGTCGCGCCGGCGGGCGCCCCCTGCGAGCCCTGCATCGCATAGACCAGGTCGAGTACGTTCATGGTGCCCACGAACGTCAGCACCGTCACGATGCCGATCGCGGGCACCAGCAGCGGCAGCGTGACGTGCCGGAAGGCCTGCCATCCCGTGGCGCCGTCCACCCGGGCGGCCTCCTCGTACTCCGGCGGCAGTCCGGCCAGCGCCGCGGTGAACAGCAGCATCGGGAAGCCGATCCACTGCCAGGCGTTGACCAGGACCAGGGTGGGCAGCGCCAGCGCGGGGTCGCCGGTCCACGGCTGGGCGAGCGCGTCCAGGCCGACCGCGCGCAGGGCGGCGTTGACCGCGCCGAACTGCGGGCTGAGCATGAGGCTCCACAGGTAGCCGACGACGATCGGGCTGACCAGGTGCGGCAGCACGTAGGCCGTCTGCAGGAAGCGCCGGCCCGCCCGGGAGCGCCGCAGCAGCACGGCGAAGGCCAGCCCCAGCGTCGTCTGCACCAGCATCGTCCCGGCGAAGAACACCAGGTTGTGGCCGAACGCCCGCCACAGCCGCTCGCCGTAGACCCCGCTGAACAGCCGGATGAAGTTGTCCAGGCCCGCCATCCCGGTCCGGCGGGTGCCCTCCCAGCTGAACAGGCTGTACTGCAACGCGCTGAACAGCGGGTACACGATGAAGACGGTGTAGAGCACGAGCGCCGGCAGGATGAACACGGCCAGGACCCACCACGGCGGCCGATTGCGGCCGGGGCCCCGCGCGGGCCGCGGCCGGCGGAGGCGGGAGGGGGCCGGAGCCGGGGCCGGAGCGGCCCCGGCCGGTCTCAGCCGGTCGGCTCGAACCACGCCGAGATCTCCTTCTGGATCTGCGCGCCCGCCTCCTCAGCCGTGGCCTCACCGAGCAGCATGCTCGCCAGCGCCTGCCCTTCGGCGTCGCGCCCCAGCGGTTCGCCGTAGCCGAAGTGCACGCTCATCATGTACGGCGTTCCGTGCTCCTCGTAGCGGCTCTGCATTTCGGCCAGCAGCGGATCGCTCGGCTGCACTCCCGGAACCGCCGAGATCTGCCGGAGCTCATCGGCGAACGCCTGGCCGAACTCCTCGGTGGCCATCCACTCGACCAGCTCGATCGCCTCTTCGCGGTGCTCGGAGGCCGCGTTGACCCCGTAGGAGCCGTCGGCGAACCCCGGTGTCAGCGGGGTCTCGGAGACCGCGTCCGGCGCGGGCGGCGCGTCGAAGAAGCCGATCCGCAGGTCCGGCGCAGCCGCCTCGAACGGGGCCAGCTCGTAGGCGCCGCCCGGGTACATCGCGGCCCTGCCGCTGGTGAACAGCGTCTGGGCGTCGGTGTAGCTCACCGCCGTGGCGTCGGGCGGCAGGTAGGGCTCCAGGTCCGCGACGGCCTGCAGGGACGCCGTGTAGTCGGGGTCGGTGAAGTCGGTCTCCCCCGAGACCACCGCGCGGGCGAACTCCTCGCCGCCCACGCGCGTGGCGCCCATGGTCTCGCGCAGGATCGCCAGCACCCACGGCTCCTGGCCCGACGTCGCGAACGGGATGGTCCCGGCGTCCTTGAGCTCCTCGGCGGCCTCGGTCATCTCCTCCCAGGTGGTCGGGGGCTCCAGGCCGTGCTCGGCGAAGATCTCCTCGTTGTAGAGCACGCCCAGCGTCTGGAAGGCGAACGGCACCCCGTAGAGCCGGTCGTCCTCGCGCCCGCGGGCGGCCTCCACGACCTCCTCCGGCCAGGAGCTCAGGTCCACCTCGCCGTCCAGCGGGACCAGTTGCCCGG
This sequence is a window from Spinactinospora alkalitolerans. Protein-coding genes within it:
- a CDS encoding ATP-dependent Clp protease ATP-binding subunit encodes the protein MTQNFPDGGGFDPGSFEEFLARFFGGTGPRRPVRRIDISQLMDDDARQIVSEAIARAMESDRTDLDAGHILWALLRHDSTRALVAKTGADPDRLSESIGAETGAIPPVTRPAQGMPTLTPAAKRTLLDAHQIARALGHSYISPEHLLFALAVNEESPVGRLLSESGVTAQSLQAAAGTTGERPARTESSTPHLDEHGTDITALAQEGRLDPVVGRDEEVEQAIEVLARRRKNNPVLIGDPGVGKTAIAEGIAQRIADDDVPETLRGRRLVQLDLAGVVAGTRYRGDFEERLKNLIDEIREHGSELLVFIDELHTIVGAGAAEGAVSAGNMLKPALARGELHIIGATTVDEYRQNIEKDAALERRFQPILVSEPDVTDTIEILRGLRDRYEAHHQVRFSDESLVAAAELSDRYLTDRFLPDKAIDLIDQAGARVRLRMKTPSVDLRELEQQLRQLESRKERAVEQEEYEQASSLRDEINRTRASINEARSTGPTGVPEVAVVDIAEVVSRITSIPVTQLTQEERERLVQLEERLHQRVIGQDEAVTAVAEAVRRSRAGLADPDRPIGGFLFLGPTGVGKTELARALAEALFGGEERMVRFDMSEFQERHTASRLVGAPPGYVGYEEAGQLTEAIRRQPYSVLLLDEIEKAHPDVFNLLLQLLDDGRLTDGQGRTVNFSNVVVIMTSNLGSELVTGGGPIGFTTGDGQSSADTQNRIMRRLREEFRPEFLNRIDEIVVFQQLGEAEMGQITRLLLAGTERRLRAQDITVEFTDDAVRWLAQRGYQPEFGARPLARTIQRNIGNRLSKLLLNNELQAGEHVVVGVEDDDIAFSTSPIPAAQGHA
- a CDS encoding carbohydrate ABC transporter permease, whose protein sequence is MTTTTAPAAPRRARRGIARHASGAAVHALLWGYAAVALAPLLLMLISSLRPEAELRAEPLGLPTSPAWSNYARAWTEADFGTYFLNSTLVTSAAVALGTAVSVLAAYALGRYSFPGSGLLLAYLLAGLMIPIRLGIVPVFYLFDSLGLLDSLWGLILVYAASGVPFSVFILTAFFRRLPDDLAEAARIDGAGEFRLFGRIMLPLVRPALATVMLFQFIQLWNDFFFPLVLIRDQAKYTLPVGLTRFFTEYGLTQSLLYSGLVITTLPLVALFLLATRQVIDGLTAGVNR
- a CDS encoding carbohydrate ABC transporter permease, with translation MFILPALVLYTVFIVYPLFSALQYSLFSWEGTRRTGMAGLDNFIRLFSGVYGERLWRAFGHNLVFFAGTMLVQTTLGLAFAVLLRRSRAGRRFLQTAYVLPHLVSPIVVGYLWSLMLSPQFGAVNAALRAVGLDALAQPWTGDPALALPTLVLVNAWQWIGFPMLLFTAALAGLPPEYEEAARVDGATGWQAFRHVTLPLLVPAIGIVTVLTFVGTMNVLDLVYAMQGSQGAPAGATDVLGLLFYRTAFNNPDPGAIGQASALAVVMFAFIFGVSIAATRILRRWEARLR
- a CDS encoding ABC transporter substrate-binding protein, which codes for MTSRRSATLVTVTALALIAPACAPGTQGGGDSDGDVTLTVWSWRPEDAEGYDRIFDAFEEEHPGVTVTFRGHKNDEYPAILQTGLTQSSGGPDVVQLKPYGPIQAFIGAGQLVPLDGEVDLSSWPEEVVEAARGREDDRLYGVPFAFQTLGVLYNEEIFAEHGLEPPTTWEEMTEAAEELKDAGTIPFATSGQEPWVLAILRETMGATRVGGEEFARAVVSGETDFTDPDYTASLQAVADLEPYLPPDATAVSYTDAQTLFTSGRAAMYPGGAYELAPFEAAAPDLRIGFFDAPPAPDAVSETPLTPGFADGSYGVNAASEHREEAIELVEWMATEEFGQAFADELRQISAVPGVQPSDPLLAEMQSRYEEHGTPYMMSVHFGYGEPLGRDAEGQALASMLLGEATAEEAGAQIQKEISAWFEPTG